From Acipenser ruthenus chromosome 2, fAciRut3.2 maternal haplotype, whole genome shotgun sequence, a single genomic window includes:
- the LOC117409639 gene encoding apelin receptor early endogenous ligand-like: MKMRLQNLFYIFFLIVMSLLLVNGQRPGNFTQRRKIHRQLCPHRRCLPLHSRVPFP; the protein is encoded by the exons ATGAAAATGAGACTACAGAACCTCTTCTACATCTTTTTTCTCATAGTGATGAGTCTTTTACTTGTAAATGGACAGAGGCCAG gaaacTTCACCCAAAGAAGAAAAATCCATCGGCAGCTCTGCCCACACAGAAGATGCCTGCCCCTTCATTCACGGGTCCCCTTCCCATAA